Proteins encoded within one genomic window of Kineococcus rhizosphaerae:
- a CDS encoding multidrug effflux MFS transporter yields the protein MTAPPTQPAARTTRSTTPRTPTTAGLVVLLGAMAALGAVTIDLYLPSLPQVAVDLDTTAARTQLTITGVLVGAGLGQLVVGPLSDAFGRRKPAAVGFVVYVLAALLCAIAPNLPALVAFRVLSGVGASAGAVIGMAVIRDLFTGPAAARLQSRLVLVIGVAPLFAPTVGGAIAAHTGWRVVLALLAVAGAGVLLAVWRRLPETRPELTDTPAQARAEDERAPVTPPRPGRVLRTFTGYGALLRDGRFLAFAAMPGLALATIMSYVSTSVFVLQDGFGLSGTGFAVYFAVNGTALVGGTQLNAALVERFGSARLLRVGIVAALVFGLALAAALLVRTDQLLLFAAPLYLLLLSLGLIMPNAVTLALEPYGDSAGAAAALVTALQSGVGGLVGVLVGVLGGDEHAMGIVVGSAVVLNVLLLLSVSRRVRPHR from the coding sequence ATGACCGCGCCCCCCACCCAGCCCGCCGCCCGCACCACGAGGTCCACCACCCCCCGCACCCCCACCACGGCCGGCCTGGTCGTCCTGCTGGGCGCGATGGCCGCGCTCGGCGCCGTGACGATCGACCTCTACCTGCCGTCCCTGCCGCAGGTGGCGGTCGACCTGGACACCACCGCCGCCCGCACCCAGCTGACGATCACCGGGGTCCTCGTGGGCGCCGGCCTCGGGCAGCTCGTCGTCGGCCCGCTCTCGGACGCCTTCGGCCGGCGCAAGCCCGCCGCCGTGGGCTTCGTCGTCTACGTGCTCGCCGCCCTGCTGTGCGCGATCGCCCCGAACCTGCCCGCGCTCGTCGCCTTCCGCGTCCTGTCCGGGGTCGGCGCCTCGGCCGGGGCCGTCATCGGCATGGCCGTCATCCGCGACCTGTTCACCGGCCCGGCCGCGGCCCGGCTGCAGTCCCGCCTCGTCCTCGTCATCGGGGTCGCGCCCCTGTTCGCGCCCACCGTCGGCGGCGCCATCGCCGCGCACACCGGCTGGCGGGTCGTCCTGGCGCTGCTGGCCGTCGCCGGGGCCGGGGTGCTCCTGGCCGTGTGGCGCCGGCTGCCCGAGACCCGCCCCGAGCTCACCGACACCCCTGCGCAGGCCCGCGCCGAGGACGAGCGCGCCCCCGTGACCCCGCCGCGGCCGGGCCGGGTGCTGCGCACCTTCACCGGCTACGGCGCCCTGCTGCGCGACGGCCGGTTCCTGGCCTTCGCGGCCATGCCGGGCCTGGCGCTGGCGACGATCATGTCCTACGTCTCGACGTCGGTGTTCGTCCTGCAGGACGGCTTCGGCCTCAGCGGGACCGGGTTCGCGGTCTACTTCGCCGTCAACGGCACCGCCCTGGTCGGCGGCACCCAGCTCAACGCGGCCCTCGTGGAGCGCTTCGGCTCGGCCCGCCTGCTGCGGGTCGGCATCGTGGCCGCCCTGGTCTTCGGCCTGGCCCTGGCCGCCGCGCTGCTGGTCCGCACCGACCAGCTGCTCCTGTTCGCCGCCCCGCTGTACCTGCTGCTGCTCAGCCTGGGCCTGATCATGCCCAACGCGGTGACCCTGGCCCTGGAGCCGTACGGCGACAGCGCCGGCGCGGCCGCGGCGCTGGTGACCGCGCTGCAGTCCGGCGTCGGCGGTCTGGTCGGGGTCCTCGTCGGCGTCCTCGGCGGCGACGAGCACGCGATGGGGATCGTCGTGGGCAGCGCGGTCGTCCTCAACGTGCTGCTCCTGCTCTCGGTCTCGCGCCGGGTCCGCCCGCACCGCTGA